GAAGCTCCTCTTGTCTGATCTTCAACTCACTTTTATCAATATAAAGCTCCTCTTGAAAATTTTCAGTTGCCAAGGATTGATCAGTCGTTTCATTCTGTTTTGGTTCAAGTTCATCCAGCAGGACTCTAGCTTCACTGCATTCATAGACATATTTATCTCTACTAGTTTCCGCAATTTTCAGCAACTCAGAAAGTTTATTGATAACTTTCTGTTGTTGTTCCAGCTTGAGAAGAGCCTGCATGTAAACTGCATCCTTTGCTTCAAGTTGAACCTTGTAATTAGCcaaatccttcactaactcttGAACCTCTCTTTCCTTCTCATACCCCTAAGATGATAAATGGTCGCTTAGTGCTTGGTAAGAGATTTTTTTATGAACCATACTTGCCTAGAATCAATAGGTTACTGAACCATAAAAATTAGTGATTTAGTGATTTCAATAGGTTCAATTTAGCGATTTCATACAAAGATGAACCATAAATGTTCAATCCCCACCCCGAGTTTAAAAATTGGTCAATACAATACAAATAAACTAGATCattctatataaatataaacCACATAAAAATTAAGTAGAAGCTCAACAATAGAACAAACAAGAACAACACCAATCagaataaataaatcatataAGAAATTTATAGGTGTACTTCTATTTACTTGGCttgtaaataaatatttctcTTATTCTATAGTCAAACCATCTCATCTTATTCATCTTTGTATGAAATCACTAAATTGAAAAGTATTTGGCAAAAACGACCTACTATAATTAATTAccataagaaaaatatatataaatatatcgTTGATCAAAAGAATAAACCACAGAAAACCTTACATTATTGGCTGTAATCTTGTGTTTATTCTGATCACCTCTAGCACCAAACAGAGAAATCCCGGCTTGAACAGAATCAATAGGTTTCGTATCTATCTCACCCATTCTTTCCATATCCACAACTTAcctaataaaaaaatgaaagtgAACAATGAGAACTTCAAAACTATGCAGGGAgatgaatggaaatgaaatagCAGTACCTGTAAGAGTCGGAAGCGAAAATGTGAAAGAGGGGAAGTTGAGAAGAATATAGGAGGAGGGTAGAATAGGGAGGATAGAGATCATGTTGAAATGGAAGGAAATAGTGATCTCCGTTAGGGATTTCGGAGGTATCAAGGCGGCGGCGGGAATCGTCAGAAACGAGGTGTTGGGAAGTGATTGGCGGAGGAATAATACGAAGGCGTttctccatttcttcttcttggCGCTGTCGTAAAGACAATTTGGAGCTTTGCTTTATTTGTCTGCAGTTCGTATCCGAAGAACAAAGAGCATTTTTTATTATCTACGGTTATAACAAAATTCATATTTTATATTTCCTACCGTCAAAATATACACAAGCTTCTACGAGGTTGATAGAAATCATTTATCGACGTAGAAGTCATTCAATGTTTATCGACAATGAAACTAATAAAAGTATATTATTGATACTGTTGATGTAGAAACTTATGTCGGTTGTCACCAATAGAAGTCTATTAGTATATGTACGTGTCTTCTTAACCAATAGAAGTCTATTAGTATATGTACGTGTCTTCTTTTGCTATTTCGTAAAAAGTGTGAAAATTTTCTATATCGATGAAAGTGTTATGTTTATTATTCGATTGTAattcattaattatttaatatagtGAAAAAATTTTCACATGACAACTTGTAATTAAAATATGTTAGAGTGAgctttttttataattaaaattgatgTTTTTTTAAGTGTGTGGTCCGAAGACATAAAACAACAAATATTAAACATCGATGATATAGTtagtattcatattttattaataagCACACCATAATATATGCGTGAAAAAATAAGTAGGTAAGAAACAACCTAAAAGTGTGCAAAATAAAACAAGATGATTCTTATAAACTATATTAATCttatattaataaagaaaaaggaagtAAACAAACTATCAATTTGATTTGTTATAGATCCATCGATAATAGAAATCTATCGTTAATAGGTCCTCGGTTAGAAATGTGTGCAAATTAACGATTGTCATATATGCAATTGCACAAATGATGATTTACTTATTAGAACAAAAATGATATGTAAGAGTAAAGAGTTCGACATCAATTTCATCATTCATGTTAGACATCATcaacaaaattgaaattaaaacaaaaattatacaAAATCAGTAAAAATGTGAAGAACATAATAGATTCCTCGGGACACTCAGCTAGGGACATCCTGATCCTTGCTATGATAGAGAGTTTCTAATCGTTCTTTGGCTCTATGGACTTTTGACTGAAGATAAAAGCTTCCAGTTTGAGCATTTCTTTCAAACAAAGAATCATATTTCTGCACAGGCAGGAAGAATGGTCAAAAACATAGTCATAATATCAAAGATTTCAATACGTTAAAGGCGTTTTGAGACTTTTTCTCTCGACAAGGCGAGGCATACGCCTCAAGTAGTATGAGACGTAAGCCTCAAATAGTTGATTAAAACCCTAAATTAGTATAACCAAGCTCTGTAAATAAACATGATGATCGTCATAAAAAGCGTAAAAAGAAAATCTACTGCACAATTTTCACTTAATCAAAAAATCTAATAAGATATCTTTGTCATCACTAATACCACTGTTACTGTATATAGGATTGACTTATACTATAAATTTAGAATCTTTGCCTCAAGGCGTAAGCTTAACATTGCATAATATATAGATGGCAGGAACTATGTTAGTGAAAAGCACTAGAGAATTGACCTTCACAATTTCCTCCCAAGGCATTTCTTCGGTGACGCCAAGAATCTGCCTGGCTTCTTGCTCTGTCATCACTTTGCTTGCTCTACGAACAGTGTTTTGTATAGTTTCTTGAGCAACACCGGACTTTGAAGCATCTTCAACACATAAAAGAGATTTGATACTGAGCATAATCGTCTACAACTAAACTGTGTCAAACTCTCCCACATTAAGAAGTAAGAACTTTGTATAAACAACCAAATTTGACCAAACTCATAAAAGCATTTTCTACAAAGATCAAGGAAGGTGTTATTCAACCTTTCAAGGGTGACCAAATGTTGGCACTGCAGTACGCTATCATCCAGGCCATGAACACTCAAAAGGCTTTTATAGCTATTCGTCAACAAAAAGAATAATAACTATAAAATATGTGCAATATAAAACTTAGCTTTTATTTGCAAAAACGGTTGACCATGTTACAgccaagaaaaacaaaaaaattcttTTGACCACTTGCCGAAGGTCTATAAGAAGACATTATTCAGGCATTCAAAGATGAGGAAGGatgtaaaagaagaaattcaGGATGTTAACATCTCCCAATTACATTAATCTTTTAACACTTTGTGCAATTGTTCTTAATGGCAAAAAGCTCGGTGGTTTCTTTGTTCTATACGTCAAGTTTCAAAGGCGGTTTCTTTTGTGCTATATGTCAAGTTTACAATATAGCTTCTAATAGTTCAAAGACAAGGTGGTTTCTTTTGTTCTATACGTCAAGTTTCCATCAAGCCAGCCAAAAAATTTTACACCAAGAGCCATGATACTGATGGAATAAAAAGAGTGTACTTACTTCGAAGGGCTTGTTGGTAGGCTTGAGCAATGGCCCTCCCAATTATCACAGAGCCCGAAACAATTAAATGGGCAAGAACTTTTGCAGCCTGTCCAAGTACATATAAGAAAAGAGGCTCGCTTATATGAAGTTCTTAAACTGAATAagacaatttaaaaaattatgcaATAACTACTTCTCTGTAAAAATTGAAGACCATAGCAGAAGTAAATACACCAGTTCTAATTACATAGTGCTGATTCTATGGGTAAAAGAAACAATGTACGCTCAACTCAAGGAAAAGATAACATGACATAAGTGATATACAAATACATTTCAAAGATGTTTAATTTCAAATGCATTAGAAAGCGGAGAGGACAAGAAAGTCAGCATCATTTCACAAATAACCCAACATATTTAGAGTTAATACAAAGAgggtaaaaaaaataaaaactaaagtgaTAGGTGGTATGCGAAAAATATCCACAAAACTTAACTCTCTCTAGTCCCTCCCCTCACCAAAACAACGGCAAAATGAAAACTATGAATGTAACCCATAACCTATAATCAATTTGGAAAACCAATCGTCCAATGGGGGTGATAGAAACATCATACTTCAGACAAAATTAACAACATAATTTAAGCTTTAGACATCTGCTCCAAATGCCATATTTCTTTCTCGTTATCTTAGAAATTGATCCTCTGTCAAGTCAAATGAGGAAAGAAAGAGAGATGAGAGTTACCATGATTAACTGGCTGGCCTTGACAATAGGTATGGAATCGTTAAAGCCGCTAGAGCTGCAAAATCAATCAAAACAGCTATCGAGCTATTAGATTTCTGGTAATTCCAATAAACAGAAAATCCCAACAAGAATCCAAAAACAGGGGAATAGTCTCCATGATCTAAAATATATTGCTGATAAACGAAACAACAAGCAAATAACAGAGTTCTAAGTTCACTAACGCAAGGAAATAAGAACAAAGCAAAGACAAACATAGAACTATTTGACTCCATCGAGAGTGCCGAAAATACTCTCCAATTCCTCAGCCTTTAGCCAAAATTTTCACACCCTCCACCATGCCTTCAAACCCTACAAAAACCCTCTCTGTGGTACCCACATCAAATGTAACTAATTGTCCTCTTTCCCAGCACAAAAGCAAGATGGATAGTTTCAAATACCAATTTCAGCAGAAGAATTCATCTAATCAAACCATTCAAACCTTTCAATAACTTTTAGAAGTAACAAAACAAAAGTAGAAACACTTTCAATTCAAAAACAATCAAAACACTTCCAATTATCATCCAAAACAGTAACATACTTTCATTTGATAAAATCAACTAAAGATGTGCAAAACGCTTTCAGTAAATCATCAAATCACATAAAACATACTTTCAACTTTCTATCAAAACACAATACTCAAAACATTTCTTCATCAAAATCTATATCGTGGATGGGATGTAGAAACTACTTGATCAATAATCCTACAATGCTCAATACAAAATCACTCTTTGAATGAATATCGACTTCCTCGAAGtctaaacaaataaacaaaGTTGAGAAATTAGAACACAGTTTTAAAACTTTAATCAAAAGAGTGTTCAAAAGGGATAATCGTAGCCAAAATCAACAAATACCAACCTCGAGTTAATTCAAAACTACAAACAACAAGCTTTCATAGGTAAAAACACTGATCTATCACACTTTAATCGAGTCTAAAACGGTTCAAGGCGTTAATGATTATAGAACCTTAATCGAAATACTTCATAACTGACTCAAACACAACAATCGGTAAGTTCCTAGAGTTCAGAAAAACATTCCAACGCTTAAATCTAATTATAAATGGAAATTAGAGCAACAACTCACCGAAATGGCTGCGATTCTTGCTGGCTGGTGTTCGAAAACGTCCGAACTTGTTGGTTATGGGAAACTGACTTGAGTTCAATCGGAATGTGGGTCAACGTCGAATCTTTTCAAAACGGAGAGAAAAATGCTGCAATGGCGTAGGAAAAGCCGTTCGAAGTCGTGCTCACGTTGCACGTTAGATTGGTGGGTGAGTTTGCGAAAAATGAGTCGCCGAAGGCCGAAGTCTGTAAGCCGCCGACGCCGCTGTTCGGAGGCTCGCCGCTCGTGGCCTGTGATCGCCGGCGAACGAGATTAAGCAAGGGGGTGGCGGCAACAAGGGTAAGAggttctttccttttttttccttgtcctttcctattttctttttccttccacTTTTCGCTCTtttatgtaaaaaagaaaattcttggTTAACAAGAAAGGTTTGAATAAATTCCTTTTCCCAAAATTCAAGAATTAATTACAATTTTCTAATACGAAGTTCCTCTCTCTATGTTGGATTCTACTTTTGCTCTATCTTCCATTTCTATGTTATATAgcaatttttttcataaaaacaaatataacCAAATCTCTTAAAATATATTTCTAACTAAGAATTATTAGTGATAtgtataaattttattatatttacaaatattttaaacattattatatatattaatacaCCAAAGTCTATATTTGATGAGTCGCGAGTCCTATTTGGGTCATGATTGTCGTAAAGTGGGCTCTTAATGGGCCTTCTCGAATTTCCCCGTTCAGTCCATTCGGACTGTGGGCCGTGAGTCGGCCCGCTAAAAGAAGGGCCGAAGGGCAATGATCGGCGTAATTTAAGAAGCAGGGAATGATCCTATGGCTTCGGTTTCTTCCGTTTCTGTCTGCTGGACGGCGTCCCGACTCCGATGGAAGCTACTTCTAGTTCGCCGTCACCGACTCGTTCCCGCGGCGGACAAAGAGACAGTGGCTCCGGAAGTGGGGACGAACGGCCTAGATTTTTCGACGCAAAAGCGAAAGCTAGTTGTTGGGCTAAGGCGGATGTTGTCCCTGGCCGGCATCCCGAGCGTTGGCGTAAGGACGCCGCTGGTAATGTCGTCTGTAAGCGCTTCTGTAACTGCCAGGGCTGCCTCTGCTTTGAGTATGATCACATTGTCCCTTACTCCAAAGGTAGTATGATTCTTTAGTCGACGATTGGTTTCTTACTCTGATTTGAGAAATTTTGCTTCTGCTGTTGCGATAAGGGTTTAGTTTGGAATGTAATGAAATTTTTTCGGTGATTGTTTGCAGGAGGCGAATCCACGGCGGATAATTGCCAGATTCTTCAGACGAGAGTAAACAGATTCAAATCGAACAAAGACGATGTTGATACGTCTGAGTTGAAAGGCTATTCGTGTGATGTCAAGTTTACTGGTACTTCTTCATCCTGCTCCAATTCTTTCTTTTGGAATTCATATTCTTCTATTTTTTCATATCCCCAATTATTGGCTGGTAATCTATGAGCTGCAGATACCAAGTTACATAAAATCAGATTTACAAAAATCTCACTTTCTAGTTTCTATACTGCCTATAAATTTTCGTAAATCCTTTCTGCCTTACTATTCAAATGCAAGAACTTCTCAAATTCATGCTTGTTTAAGCTACGAGTAAAACATCCGTTTGGAATACCCAAGTAGTTCCCCCTTCTGTTGTTTTGTTATTGCAATTTCTCCcagtaaaatatatcttttagcATCAATTTCTCTTTCTTAGCTGCCCCGTATGGCCATATGTTCATCAGCTTTTACGTAATCATATGGTTTGTTGCTCGAAATCTGTAGTTTCTGTAAAGTAAAAGCTCAGCCATTCCGTGAGACAATTGATTGGCTGTTGTGCTTTTATTTAACTTTTGCTGGTACTTGATGACAATTTTCGGGAAAGTGATCTAGAAACATCATTATATTTTCAGGAAAGTGCTAGAAAGTGAAGTTTCAATTGTTTTAGAACGATATGTTGTCCTGTCCCATATTAGCTGTCATTTCTGGTGGTAGTTTCtgattaaaaatttaaaacaaatgaGCGCTTGTATTTTAGGTCATCTGAAACTCAAGTGAAGAATCTCCATAGGCTGCTGTCCAGAACTTCCAACTATAAACTCTGCTTGAGGTTATGAATTCTAATTTCTtatgaaaatttcattaaatgAACCATCATGGGTTAGCGGTAAAAAGAAGGCATGGTCTCACTAACTAAGAGTTCATAGGTTTAACCCATGGTGGCCAACTCATAGACACTCAcgatataaaataaaaaataagaaatttcgCTAAATGATGTAGTGTAATTAAATTGTCGTGCATAAGCAGAACAGAGCACTCTCTGTGTATAAAGATCAACACCTAAAATTGGACTAATGTTCTGACTTGGAATTCTTCAAGGAACTTATGGATTACCTCTTAGTTCGTTGTCCTTTTCCCTTTAAAACCTGCTTTATGCATCTCATTTGATCTCACAAGTGAATCACTTTGTTACCAACCCACCTAAGAAACTCCTTTGACATTCTTTTTATATAGAAACTATGAGAGAAAATATGAAAGAATATAAGGACGTACAAAATAAACCAAGCCTCCACctactaaaaaaatattcagCTAAGTAAAATGTGCATAAAGAACAATTACAAAAGGTGTTTGAAATCGAAGGTTAAACATCACTTGGATATCTCTCCTCCACCTCTCTAAACACAGTTATTTCTCTCCCTCGTAAATCCTACATTTAATCGCACACTCAGCATCTCAAAGAAAGCAATCATTCTCACCAAAAGACTAATGGAGAACACACTCCCCTATCCAACCACTAACACTTAACCTAAGTGGATGGCTACCCTGAATTGAACTTATTTTATTTAACCGGTTAATTAAGCCCTAGTGTGCACTAGCAGACGATCTCATGGTAGTCTATATTATAGAATCTGATTAAAACAATTGATGCGTCAAGGTTTTCTTGCAGATAAGGAGCTTGACATAATTGAAATGGCTGTTTACGGAGATGTAATCCGGCCAGGGAACCAATGTCGTTGCAGAACAGTTTCCGAAATGCTTGGCCAATATAAATCTAAAGACCGCTTGGCCCCCTGCAAATTGCCATATAATGAAGATTCTTTGTAACAACAAAGATGACTTGAAACTAAAGCACGTTTGCCCCCATTTGGTATAGATCTATAATTTAATACCATTGATACAGATCATTTACGATTATATCAATTAGAATTGTGTGGACCTCCATTACTTGATTAGATCAATGGGAATCAAAATCGACCTTCTTTTATGTGTTATGTATTATTATTAGGGTTGCTTTTAAATATACCAAAACATTTACGAACAAtgttaaaatttcatattctattacTGATAGATGTTTATTTgtgtctatcattaatagaatttaaaatgttagctacattttgtaaatatttttaagtgTCATTGACGATAGTTCTTATTATTGTTGTCGTTGTTTATTCATTAAATAGTTGACGTGGAAGTGGAACTAATTTCTAAGTtcagattttaaaaaaaaatatattagtaTTTTGAAGTGGTTATAGGGAACTTTAATTGTAATTGAAAGGGAAGTTTTATTAGCCACAAATTTCAAAACTTGTGAAAAGTAGatttgttttttgaaaaacaGCAAATAGATTTTGAGTCAATTATATATGAAGTTGATAGTTTATAGGTTATtcaactattttaaaattttgccaCATTATTGGATGCtaatgtattttctttttctttaattctaTAATTCTATAGTATGTCAAGATTGGGATTAAATTAATGTCTTGAGATTTCCATTTCAATTTTGTGGATATTTATGGTcataattaagttttttttttcttgacaaACTACTTCTAAACAAAAGTTATTAATATTGTTAACaacattttttatttgagactaAATAGATGAAAATGGTTCTACTTGTATGTCTACAGGATATTTGAGATATCGGTAAATTTTTAATATCGATGTTGAACCTTTCTATTTACATATGCATATTGAAATGTTGATTTATAAATTAACTTTATCATCGTCATTATATAATAGAGTATTCTGCAACTATTTAGTTTCCGTAAAAAAATGAACGTAAAGTTAAAAGATTTGATTCCTATCCTATAGATTTATGACAAAAATTTGTTCGAGTTTTATATGTGGAAGTAGATCAACCAGCCCATGCACTGCTCTGCAGCCTCTCTTCCCTTTGTACTTTATTTGCAATCatttataaattcaaaatttgaactATCTAACTTTATTACAAACTTCAATAAGTttctcgttttttttttttttgtaaacaaATAAAGTCCTAacaatttatattttcaaactaAAAGATGTCTTAACGGTTAAATCATGTTTATATGAATGAACTTTgttcaaaagaaaaaagttttagATGCATCTCGAATATCACCTATCTTTATGCATCCCATCAAATTGTCAACCCTAAAACTTATCGTACGTCaaattttactttttccttttaaaacaTGCAACAAAGAGTAGATATATACCTAAGTCATCTCTAGATCTTTTGGAcacataaactataaattacaaaattggAAGCCAAGATTGGTTTTTGTGAGAAATAATTGGGAGGAAGAAAGCAAAGCAGAAGGGGATTTGCTGCTCTGTTTCTTTCTTAAGCTTTAAAGTGCTTATTTATGAAAAAGGAGGGTCCACCCTTACCCTTATCTCTCAAATGATAAATGAAGCAATCTCCCAAAATTGCCTTAGCCACATAGAAATGGACCTTCCTCTTATCCCCCCCCCCtcccctttttctctttttaacaATGTCTCACCCCAATTATTTCATTCATCATCTGTGTATGAAACCAAAACCAATGTCATTTGAACTTTGAGGTTAAACTGGAAGATATTCTTTGTATAAATTATTTGTTTCTACTCTTCCATTAAACAACAAATCATCGTGTTTTGGTAattatgattttcttttatttgtaaatatagtTTAGATCGTCGttatacacttaattattatCTTTAAAATTGTACCCGTTATAATTACTTAATTTTGTATCTTTTAAATGTTCTTGTTAGTTAAGTTATGCTTTGTTGGCTAAATTATGGTCACTGATAGTTTAAATTTTAGGTTTAAGTTTCGTTTTGTGTAAATATTATTGAGCGAGTATAAATATTAAGTAAATTTATATTTACTatgacaattaaaaaaaaattagtgtgATAGCTATTTTTCTCCCAAAAGTTGGAATATAAAATTTGAAGCAACTCTGGAAGGATTTCAATATATGTATTGGGACTACAACCATTCAGGTATCTCCATAATGATATGATAGTTTCGATTTTGGGCCTAAATCTTTCGCAGTTTTGCTTTTAATTTCAACTCAACGGTAGACTTTGATCATATTTCTAACAATTCAAAC
The sequence above is drawn from the Cucumis melo cultivar AY chromosome 2, USDA_Cmelo_AY_1.0, whole genome shotgun sequence genome and encodes:
- the LOC103494012 gene encoding mitochondrial import inner membrane translocase subunit PAM16 like 2-like, which gives rise to MAAKVLAHLIVSGSVIIGRAIAQAYQQALRNASKSGVAQETIQNTVRRASKVMTEQEARQILGVTEEMPWEEIVKKYDSLFERNAQTGSFYLQSKVHRAKERLETLYHSKDQDVPS
- the LOC103494011 gene encoding uncharacterized protein LOC103494011, whose product is MEATSSSPSPTRSRGGQRDSGSGSGDERPRFFDAKAKASCWAKADVVPGRHPERWRKDAAGNVVCKRFCNCQGCLCFEYDHIVPYSKGGESTADNCQILQTRVNRFKSNKDDVDTSELKGYSCDVKFTDKELDIIEMAVYGDVIRPGNQCRCRTVSEMLGQYKSKDRLAPCKLPYNEDSL